Proteins found in one Pectobacterium atrosepticum genomic segment:
- the aceA gene encoding isocitrate lyase, translating into MTTSRTQQVQHIEKEWKTARWEGITRPYSAEDVINLRGSVNPECTLAQLGAARLWSLLHGEARKGYVNCLGALTGGQALQQAKAGIEAIYLSGWQVAADANLASSMYPDQSLYPANSVPAVIERINNTFRRADQIQWANHIEPGDKRHTDYFLPIVADAEAGFGGVLNAFELMKSMIEAGAAAVHFEDQLASAKKCGHMGGKVLVPTQEAVQKLVAARLAADVMGVPTLVVARTDADAADLMTSDCDEYDRDFITGERTVEGFYRTRAGIEQAISRGLAYAPYADLVWCETSTPDLSLARRFAEAIHAKFPGKLLAYNCSPSFNWKKNLDDSTIARFQDELSAMGYKYQFITLAGIHSMWFNMFDLAHAYAQGEGMRHYVEKVQQPEFEAIKDGYTFSSHQQEVGTGYFDKVTNIIQGGQSSVTALTGSTEEQQF; encoded by the coding sequence CAGCGCAGAAGATGTGATTAATCTACGTGGATCGGTGAACCCGGAATGCACGCTCGCGCAGCTCGGCGCGGCGAGATTATGGAGCCTGCTGCATGGTGAAGCCCGCAAAGGTTATGTTAACTGTCTGGGCGCACTGACGGGTGGGCAAGCCTTACAGCAGGCGAAAGCCGGTATTGAGGCGATTTACCTTTCCGGTTGGCAGGTGGCGGCGGATGCCAATCTGGCGTCCAGCATGTATCCCGACCAGTCGCTCTACCCAGCGAATTCCGTGCCTGCGGTGATCGAACGCATTAATAACACCTTTCGGCGTGCCGATCAGATTCAGTGGGCGAACCACATTGAGCCGGGTGATAAACGCCATACCGACTACTTCCTGCCGATTGTTGCGGATGCGGAGGCTGGATTTGGCGGCGTGCTTAATGCGTTCGAGCTCATGAAATCAATGATTGAAGCGGGCGCCGCGGCGGTTCACTTTGAGGATCAATTGGCATCGGCGAAGAAATGTGGGCACATGGGCGGCAAAGTGCTGGTTCCCACTCAGGAAGCCGTTCAGAAGCTGGTCGCAGCACGTCTGGCGGCGGACGTAATGGGCGTGCCCACCTTAGTGGTTGCGCGAACCGATGCGGATGCGGCGGATTTAATGACCTCCGACTGCGATGAATATGACCGTGATTTCATCACTGGAGAACGCACGGTGGAAGGTTTCTATCGTACGCGCGCTGGGATCGAGCAGGCAATCAGCCGTGGTCTGGCCTATGCGCCTTATGCGGACCTGGTGTGGTGCGAAACCTCAACGCCGGATTTATCGTTGGCGCGTCGTTTTGCTGAGGCCATCCACGCTAAGTTCCCCGGTAAGCTGCTGGCGTACAACTGTTCACCTTCCTTTAACTGGAAGAAGAATCTGGATGACAGCACGATTGCGCGTTTTCAGGATGAGCTGTCGGCGATGGGCTACAAGTATCAGTTTATTACGCTGGCTGGCATCCACAGCATGTGGTTCAACATGTTTGATCTGGCGCATGCCTATGCACAGGGCGAGGGGATGAGGCACTACGTAGAAAAAGTGCAGCAGCCTGAATTTGAAGCGATTAAAGACGGTTATACCTTCTCATCGCATCAGCAGGAGGTCGGTACTGGCTACTTCGATAAAGTGACGAACATCATTCAGGGAGGCCAGTCTTCAGTGACGGCGCTGACGGGATCGACGGAAGAACAGCAGTTCTGA